The following proteins are co-located in the Tachysurus vachellii isolate PV-2020 chromosome 17, HZAU_Pvac_v1, whole genome shotgun sequence genome:
- the btc gene encoding probetacellulin isoform X2, which produces MEKTHKLLLGIFTVALCKYSQAEWNTTRDTANKTVSCGPHDNSSNCTDLKDIHQWSGHFSKCPDDYLHYCIHGMCRFVQEQNTPTCRCESGYIGARCEYHDLGWLVGEQREIVIISIISGLVILLLIIVFICICAQKLYRKKRRKQQKRDEVERLNTLNTNEASPATGDVSDTNTV; this is translated from the exons ATGGAGAAGACACATAAACTGCTGCTGGGGATTTTTACAG TTGCCCTATGCAAATATTCACAGGCTGAATGGAACACAACGAGGGACACAGCGAATAAGACTGTGTCCTGCGGTCCCCATGACAACAGCAGCAACTGCACAG ATTTGAAGGATATCCACCAATGGAGTGGGCATTTCTCCAAATGTCCTGACGATTACCTACATTATTGTATCCATGGGATGTGCCGTTTTGTGCAGGAGCAGAACACGCCGACCTGCAG ATGTGAGAGTGGATACATTGGTGCCAGATGTGAATATCATGATCTTGGCTGGTTGGTTGGCGAACAGAGGGAAATAGTCATCATTAGCATCATATCTGGATTGGTCATTCTCCTTCTCATCATTGTCTTTATATGCATCTGTGCACA AAAGTTGTATcggaaaaagaggagaaaacagcagaaaagggATGAAGTGGAGAGGCTGAACACACTAAACACGAATGAAGCTTCACCTGCAACCGGAGACGtgtctgacacaaacacagtatgA
- the btc gene encoding probetacellulin isoform X1 — protein sequence MEKTHKLLLGIFTVALCKYSQAEWNTTRDTANKTVSCGPHDNSSNCTDLKDIHQWSGHFSKCPDDYLHYCIHGMCRFVQEQNTPTCRCESGYIGARCEYHDLGWLVGEQREIVIISIISGLVILLLIIVFICICAHRKLYRKKRRKQQKRDEVERLNTLNTNEASPATGDVSDTNTV from the exons ATGGAGAAGACACATAAACTGCTGCTGGGGATTTTTACAG TTGCCCTATGCAAATATTCACAGGCTGAATGGAACACAACGAGGGACACAGCGAATAAGACTGTGTCCTGCGGTCCCCATGACAACAGCAGCAACTGCACAG ATTTGAAGGATATCCACCAATGGAGTGGGCATTTCTCCAAATGTCCTGACGATTACCTACATTATTGTATCCATGGGATGTGCCGTTTTGTGCAGGAGCAGAACACGCCGACCTGCAG ATGTGAGAGTGGATACATTGGTGCCAGATGTGAATATCATGATCTTGGCTGGTTGGTTGGCGAACAGAGGGAAATAGTCATCATTAGCATCATATCTGGATTGGTCATTCTCCTTCTCATCATTGTCTTTATATGCATCTGTGCACA CAGAAAGTTGTATcggaaaaagaggagaaaacagcagaaaagggATGAAGTGGAGAGGCTGAACACACTAAACACGAATGAAGCTTCACCTGCAACCGGAGACGtgtctgacacaaacacagtatgA